Proteins encoded within one genomic window of Enterococcus haemoperoxidus ATCC BAA-382:
- a CDS encoding DNA alkylation repair protein yields the protein MNKVVFPKNKEKAEQMAAYMKNLFPFAGVTAPERAVLEKELLKESKKLPFIELFDLISFYYHKPEREYQYLAIDLATVNVKRFSLEEVLHFKPFVIDKAWWDSVDSWRKFFGLWGFQNLEEMPQLFEAFFGEKDFWHRRIAINLQLLYKEKTNTVLLKKAIIYDKTTDEFFIQKSIGWSLRQYSKTDHLWVQTLIKTTELSPLAVREGSKYLPKP from the coding sequence ATGAATAAAGTCGTTTTTCCTAAAAATAAAGAAAAAGCAGAACAAATGGCGGCTTACATGAAAAATTTATTTCCTTTTGCAGGTGTTACGGCACCAGAGCGCGCTGTGCTAGAGAAAGAACTGTTGAAAGAGAGTAAAAAACTACCATTTATAGAGTTATTTGATTTAATCAGTTTTTACTATCATAAGCCTGAACGGGAATATCAGTATTTGGCAATCGATTTAGCAACTGTTAATGTAAAACGCTTCTCTCTTGAAGAAGTGTTACACTTCAAACCTTTTGTGATCGATAAAGCTTGGTGGGATAGTGTTGATTCTTGGCGTAAATTTTTTGGCCTTTGGGGATTTCAGAATTTAGAAGAAATGCCTCAGTTGTTTGAAGCTTTTTTTGGCGAAAAAGATTTTTGGCATCGAAGAATTGCAATCAATCTGCAACTGTTATATAAAGAAAAAACAAATACTGTGTTATTGAAAAAAGCCATTATTTATGATAAAACTACAGATGAGTTCTTTATTCAAAAATCAATTGGCTGGTCCTTGCGTCAATATAGCAAAACGGATCATTTATGGGTTCAAACATTGATCAAGACGACTGAACTAAGCCCATTAGCAGTTAGAGAAGGCAGTAAATATTTGCCAAAACCATAG
- a CDS encoding formate/nitrite transporter family protein translates to MKPVSPLFEQIDKSISKKMNLFQSSFMRYAFRAMLACMFLTLGTAVAFAIAIKGEGMVHGLGKILYAFMFSWSLVMILYMNAELGTSNMLYMTVGVYRKKINFSFAAKILFACIFFNLVGGVLFGYLISLTVPFQDLPADSFFFTSIAGKLDKTTTQILVEAMFANIVVNTAVLVSMRMKDDAGKVAAIIFIIFIFAFLGYEHVIANFPAFSLAYFASHGTMAAMTVGSVAHNLFFALIGNFIGGGLVMGLGYAWLNNADTTYLD, encoded by the coding sequence ATGAAACCTGTATCGCCATTATTTGAGCAGATCGACAAATCAATCAGTAAAAAAATGAACTTATTCCAAAGTAGTTTTATGCGTTACGCTTTTCGTGCAATGCTCGCTTGTATGTTTTTAACATTAGGAACAGCAGTGGCCTTTGCGATCGCAATCAAAGGTGAAGGAATGGTCCATGGCTTAGGTAAAATTCTATATGCCTTTATGTTCAGCTGGTCACTTGTTATGATTCTTTATATGAATGCGGAACTCGGAACATCGAATATGCTTTATATGACAGTTGGGGTCTATCGCAAAAAAATCAACTTCTCTTTTGCGGCAAAAATTTTATTTGCCTGTATTTTCTTTAATTTAGTCGGTGGCGTTTTGTTTGGCTATTTGATTTCATTGACTGTTCCTTTCCAAGATTTACCTGCGGATAGCTTTTTCTTTACATCGATTGCTGGTAAATTAGATAAAACAACGACACAAATTTTAGTTGAAGCGATGTTTGCAAATATCGTGGTAAATACAGCCGTATTAGTAAGTATGCGTATGAAAGACGATGCTGGTAAAGTTGCCGCAATCATTTTTATCATCTTTATCTTTGCATTCTTAGGCTACGAACACGTTATCGCCAACTTCCCAGCATTTAGTTTAGCGTATTTCGCTTCTCATGGAACAATGGCGGCAATGACAGTTGGCAGCGTAGCACACAATCTATTCTTTGCCTTGATCGGTAACTTTATTGGCGGAGGCTTAGTAATGGGCTTGGGTTATGCATGGTTGAATAATGCGGATACAACATATTTAGATTAA
- the rpsD gene encoding 30S ribosomal protein S4, whose amino-acid sequence MSRYTGPSWKISRRLGISLSGTGKELARRPYKPGQHGPNSRGKVSEYGMQLTEKQKLRHMYGMNERQFVNLFIKASKIKEGKHGVNFMILLEQRLDNVVYRLGLATTRRQARQLVNHGHVTVDGKRVDIPSYHVEVGQVISVREKSQNVVTIKEAVEATVGRPAFVSFDAEKLEGSFTRLPERDELYPDIDEALVVEYYNQKL is encoded by the coding sequence ATGTCACGTTATACAGGACCATCATGGAAAATCTCTCGTCGTCTAGGTATCTCTCTATCAGGAACTGGTAAAGAACTAGCACGTCGCCCATACAAACCAGGACAACACGGACCAAACAGCCGTGGTAAAGTTTCTGAATACGGTATGCAATTAACTGAAAAACAAAAATTACGTCATATGTACGGTATGAACGAACGTCAATTCGTTAACTTGTTTATTAAAGCAAGCAAGATCAAAGAAGGTAAACACGGTGTTAACTTCATGATCTTACTAGAACAACGTTTAGATAACGTCGTTTACCGTTTAGGCCTTGCTACTACTCGTCGTCAAGCACGTCAATTAGTAAACCACGGTCACGTTACTGTAGATGGCAAACGCGTAGATATCCCTTCATACCACGTTGAAGTTGGTCAAGTGATTTCTGTTCGTGAAAAATCTCAAAACGTAGTAACAATCAAAGAAGCTGTTGAAGCAACTGTTGGACGTCCAGCATTCGTAAGCTTTGACGCTGAAAAATTAGAAGGTAGCTTCACTCGTTTACCAGAACGTGATGAATTATACCCTGATATCGACGAAGCTCTTGTCGTTGAATACTACAACCAAAAACTTTAA
- a CDS encoding ABC transporter ATP-binding protein, with translation MKAIEFLSVDKQFLDGDTTIEALKSTDFSVEKGQFVAVIGPSGSGKSTFLTLAGGLQTPTNGEVKINNEAFSEENEKTRSKIRFSEIGFILQASNLVPFLTVEKQLRLVDKVKKEKTDVDKVNKLLTELGIEKLKKKYPDEISGGERQRVAIARALYNDPSIILADEPTASLDSDRAFEVVKILARETKEKNKATIMVTHDQRLIEHCDEVYVMKDGVLQKQKTLKKQMR, from the coding sequence ATGAAAGCAATCGAATTTTTGTCTGTGGATAAACAGTTTTTAGATGGAGACACCACAATCGAAGCATTGAAATCCACCGATTTTTCTGTGGAAAAAGGGCAATTTGTCGCAGTTATTGGTCCAAGTGGTTCGGGGAAAAGTACGTTTTTAACATTAGCTGGTGGCTTGCAAACACCAACGAATGGCGAGGTTAAGATAAATAATGAAGCATTTAGCGAAGAAAATGAGAAAACACGCTCTAAAATCCGTTTCTCTGAAATTGGTTTTATTTTACAAGCATCGAACTTAGTTCCGTTTCTAACAGTGGAAAAGCAACTACGTTTGGTGGATAAAGTAAAAAAAGAAAAGACCGATGTGGATAAAGTCAATAAGTTATTAACAGAGCTAGGAATTGAAAAGTTGAAGAAAAAATATCCTGATGAAATTTCTGGTGGTGAACGTCAACGAGTAGCAATTGCTCGGGCCTTGTATAATGATCCGTCTATTATCTTAGCGGACGAACCTACAGCAAGCTTAGATTCAGATCGGGCTTTTGAAGTTGTAAAAATATTAGCGAGAGAAACAAAGGAAAAAAATAAAGCAACGATCATGGTCACTCACGATCAACGCTTGATTGAGCATTGCGATGAAGTATATGTGATGAAAGATGGTGTGTTGCAAAAACAAAAAACTTTGAAAAAGCAAATGAGATAA
- a CDS encoding ABC transporter permease — translation MFLAWNEITRSKLRYALIISVMFLISYLVFFLTGLAYGLAEDNRTAVDKWQADGIVLSDESNTNINMSMIQLKSMDEVEAKEKATLGQTAAVIQLDKKNAEKINASFFGINKDEFLMPNIIEGKPFTNDNETVVDNSLKKENGIKLGDTIKLAGNDKKLKVVGFTDNAKFNVAPVLYVTTNAFQQIRFEKSDTSKKARVNAIVFRAKEGKLKNVHLKEDSLTRYSITKFINELPGYNAQVLTFGFMIGFLIVIAAIVIGIFIYVLTMQKATIFGIMKAQGISGFYIAVSVIVQTFVLAVLGITLGLLGTVGTSFVLPTAVPFQANWLFFLSIGGIMLVIAVLGALFSVRTIIKIDPLKAIG, via the coding sequence ATGTTTTTAGCTTGGAATGAAATAACCCGCTCAAAGTTACGCTATGCACTGATCATTAGTGTGATGTTTTTGATTTCTTATTTAGTTTTCTTTTTAACAGGCTTAGCGTATGGTTTGGCTGAAGATAATCGAACAGCTGTGGATAAATGGCAGGCAGACGGCATCGTGTTGTCGGATGAATCCAATACCAATATCAATATGTCAATGATTCAGCTAAAGTCAATGGATGAAGTCGAAGCAAAAGAAAAAGCGACATTAGGACAAACTGCGGCAGTGATTCAATTAGATAAAAAGAATGCTGAAAAAATCAATGCTAGTTTTTTCGGTATCAATAAAGATGAATTTTTAATGCCGAATATTATTGAAGGGAAACCATTCACGAATGATAACGAAACGGTTGTGGATAACAGTTTGAAAAAAGAAAATGGCATCAAACTTGGAGATACAATCAAACTAGCTGGTAATGATAAAAAGCTTAAAGTCGTCGGATTTACGGATAATGCTAAGTTTAATGTTGCACCTGTATTATACGTAACCACAAACGCTTTTCAGCAAATTCGCTTTGAAAAATCAGATACCTCAAAAAAGGCTCGTGTGAATGCGATTGTTTTTCGTGCAAAAGAGGGAAAATTAAAAAATGTTCACTTGAAAGAGGATAGCTTGACCCGTTATAGTATCACGAAATTCATCAATGAATTACCAGGATATAACGCTCAGGTACTAACATTTGGGTTTATGATCGGATTTTTGATTGTGATTGCAGCGATAGTTATCGGAATTTTCATCTATGTCTTGACTATGCAAAAAGCAACGATTTTCGGGATCATGAAAGCGCAGGGGATTTCTGGTTTTTACATTGCGGTCTCGGTAATTGTTCAAACATTTGTCTTAGCCGTTTTAGGGATAACTTTAGGTTTGCTTGGTACTGTGGGAACATCTTTCGTCTTGCCAACGGCGGTTCCATTTCAAGCGAATTGGTTATTCTTTTTATCGATTGGCGGCATAATGTTGGTGATTGCGGTATTAGGTGCACTGTTCTCAGTTCGGACAATTATTAAAATAGATCCACTGAAAGCAATTGGTTAG
- the lepB gene encoding signal peptidase I, which produces MKKKYSTLFTVLQFAMILMFALFLRMFVLTPVEVVGISMEPTYHESDRLWQSSLVSPKRFDIATFPSPRDGKRIVKRIVGMPGDTLRMENDQLYINDKKYDEPYLAEFKKALTDGMPLTTDFTLENSAAGPARVVPDGKYFVLGDNRRKADDSRYFGFVDEEDIVGIVYFRYYPLNKIGVQ; this is translated from the coding sequence ATGAAAAAGAAATACAGTACCCTTTTTACAGTACTACAGTTCGCAATGATTTTGATGTTTGCACTTTTTTTAAGGATGTTTGTTTTAACACCTGTAGAAGTTGTTGGCATTTCAATGGAGCCAACTTACCATGAATCGGATCGCTTGTGGCAGTCGTCTTTAGTTAGTCCAAAACGATTTGACATAGCAACATTTCCTAGCCCACGAGATGGGAAACGAATCGTTAAGCGGATTGTTGGAATGCCTGGTGATACACTTAGGATGGAAAACGATCAATTATATATTAATGACAAAAAATATGACGAACCTTATTTGGCTGAATTTAAAAAAGCTTTGACAGATGGAATGCCTTTGACTACCGATTTTACTTTGGAAAATAGTGCGGCAGGTCCTGCCAGAGTTGTCCCAGATGGAAAATATTTTGTGTTAGGAGATAACCGTCGAAAAGCGGATGATAGTCGTTATTTTGGTTTTGTAGATGAAGAGGATATTGTGGGGATTGTTTATTTCCGATATTATCCGTTGAATAAGATTGGCGTGCAATAA
- a CDS encoding DUF1054 domain-containing protein, translated as MLMFTEKDFDVFTIDGLDPRMAGIRSTIQPKFQELDDYFAERLGEKLETEFFVHIAQHRRRTVYPPENTWSALSQKKRGYKMEAHFQLGIWPDYLFMWLSLIDNPKNEKEIAQAFLDNQALFEQLDDDFYLSIDHTQPEIERLNEADLEKHLTRFRDVKKGEFQIGRIIRKTDDLLNDPEKACEYMLKTYEELIPLYQLAIGLQE; from the coding sequence ATGTTAATGTTTACTGAAAAAGATTTTGATGTTTTTACAATAGATGGATTAGACCCAAGGATGGCTGGTATTCGTTCCACGATCCAACCAAAATTTCAAGAATTAGATGATTATTTTGCTGAAAGATTGGGCGAAAAACTAGAAACAGAATTTTTTGTTCACATTGCCCAACACCGTCGCAGAACAGTTTATCCACCAGAAAATACATGGTCTGCATTAAGTCAGAAAAAACGCGGCTATAAAATGGAAGCCCATTTCCAATTAGGTATTTGGCCAGACTATCTTTTCATGTGGTTATCACTAATTGATAATCCTAAAAATGAAAAAGAAATTGCGCAAGCTTTTTTAGACAATCAAGCGTTATTTGAGCAATTAGATGATGATTTTTATTTGTCGATCGATCATACACAACCCGAAATTGAACGATTGAATGAAGCGGATTTGGAGAAGCATCTTACTCGTTTTCGTGATGTGAAAAAAGGAGAGTTTCAAATTGGACGAATCATTAGAAAGACGGATGATTTGTTGAATGATCCAGAAAAAGCCTGTGAATATATGTTGAAGACATATGAAGAATTAATTCCATTGTATCAGCTAGCGATTGGGTTACAGGAGTAA
- a CDS encoding GNAT family N-acetyltransferase: protein MEIVINRNLIFAENQYLETERLKLRPVTLSDANDMHEYASDEETVTYVFPIHQSIKDTKESIANYFIAAPLGKYGIELKATGKFIGTIDLRVVDQHNIAEIGYSLNKVFWGQGYMPEAAHKLLCLGFEELKLMRIFATHDIDNPKSGRVMEKIGMKVEGNIPNARMWKGKVVTDIIRGITLEEWQKLHN from the coding sequence ATGGAGATTGTCATCAATCGCAATTTAATTTTTGCAGAAAATCAATATTTGGAAACGGAACGCTTAAAGTTACGTCCAGTGACATTAAGTGACGCTAATGATATGCACGAATATGCATCCGATGAAGAAACGGTCACCTATGTTTTCCCGATTCATCAGTCTATTAAAGACACTAAAGAAAGTATTGCAAACTACTTCATAGCAGCACCACTTGGCAAATATGGCATCGAGTTAAAAGCGACTGGAAAATTTATTGGAACGATCGATTTACGTGTGGTAGATCAGCATAATATTGCAGAAATTGGTTATTCTTTAAACAAGGTATTTTGGGGACAAGGCTATATGCCAGAAGCGGCACACAAACTACTTTGTTTAGGCTTTGAAGAGCTAAAATTGATGCGTATTTTTGCAACGCATGATATCGATAATCCCAAATCTGGTCGTGTGATGGAAAAAATAGGTATGAAAGTAGAAGGTAATATCCCGAATGCCCGGATGTGGAAAGGGAAAGTCGTTACAGATATTATTCGCGGTATCACGCTCGAAGAATGGCAAAAATTGCATAACTAA
- the trpA gene encoding tryptophan synthase subunit alpha yields MKTLTRQLKAKQQANETIFVPYIMAGAQGLDQLADEIQLLTEAGASAIELGIPFSDPVADGPIIQAAGLRALENNVTLQKIIQQLKKIETKTSLVIMTYFNPIFTYGLETFIHDLAETDVKGVIIPDLPHEHQELVAPLLKDSDISLIPLIALTTPKDRIPTLVESGEGFIYAVAVNGVTGTGRNYQETLDEHLAYIQKVSDKPVLAGFGVSSKEHVERFRKSCAGVIVGSKIVQLLSEGKRAEVSTFIKEAVSK; encoded by the coding sequence ATGAAAACACTAACGAGGCAATTGAAAGCAAAACAACAAGCAAATGAAACGATTTTTGTTCCATATATCATGGCAGGTGCGCAAGGTCTAGATCAGTTAGCCGATGAAATCCAACTACTAACAGAAGCTGGAGCTAGTGCTATCGAATTAGGGATTCCATTTTCAGATCCAGTTGCAGATGGTCCAATAATTCAAGCGGCTGGCCTAAGAGCCTTAGAAAATAACGTAACATTGCAGAAAATAATCCAGCAGTTAAAAAAAATCGAAACTAAAACGTCTTTAGTAATCATGACCTATTTCAATCCGATTTTTACCTATGGTTTAGAAACATTTATTCACGATTTAGCTGAAACGGATGTAAAAGGAGTAATCATCCCTGATTTACCACATGAGCATCAAGAATTAGTAGCACCATTACTAAAAGACAGTGATATTTCGTTGATACCACTGATTGCTTTAACCACACCTAAAGATCGAATTCCAACTTTAGTAGAATCAGGAGAAGGATTTATTTATGCGGTGGCAGTCAACGGTGTAACAGGCACAGGACGAAATTATCAAGAAACATTAGATGAACATTTAGCATATATTCAAAAAGTCAGTGATAAACCAGTTTTAGCAGGATTTGGCGTATCATCTAAAGAACATGTGGAACGTTTTAGGAAAAGTTGTGCGGGCGTGATCGTAGGTAGCAAGATCGTTCAGCTGCTTAGTGAAGGAAAACGTGCAGAAGTTAGTACGTTTATCAAAGAAGCAGTCAGTAAATAA
- the trpB gene encoding tryptophan synthase subunit beta, with protein MYNQPNQGFYGDFGGQFVPETLMYAVKELEEVYEASKEDEAFQAELNYYLKQYVGRENPLYFAERLTEFAGGAKIYLKREDLNHTGAHKINNTIGQILLAKKMGKKKVVAETGAGQHGVATATVAALFGMECTIFMGAVDVARQSLNVFRMELLGAKVESVTSGSQTLKDAVNEALRFWVANVEDTHYVMGSVLGPHPFPEIVRDYQSIIGIEARRQFLEVENKLPDAVVACVGGGSNAMGIFYPFINDDVALIGVEAAGLGLDTTSHAASITKGKTGVLHGAMMKLLQDDDGQILEAFSISAGLDYPGLGPEHCHLSETQRASYESVTDQKALEAFKILCQTEGIIPALESSHAVSHALKVAKELGPDKQIIVCLSGRGDKDVQQIKGLFEQEGNG; from the coding sequence ATGTATAATCAACCAAATCAAGGGTTTTACGGAGATTTTGGGGGACAATTTGTTCCAGAAACATTGATGTATGCCGTCAAAGAATTAGAGGAAGTTTATGAAGCATCAAAAGAAGATGAAGCATTTCAAGCTGAATTGAATTACTATTTAAAACAATATGTTGGACGGGAAAATCCGTTGTATTTTGCCGAACGTTTAACAGAATTTGCTGGTGGAGCTAAAATTTATCTAAAAAGAGAAGACTTGAATCACACGGGTGCCCACAAAATCAACAATACGATCGGACAAATTTTATTGGCGAAAAAAATGGGTAAGAAAAAAGTTGTTGCAGAAACAGGGGCAGGACAACATGGTGTAGCAACTGCTACAGTTGCTGCTTTGTTTGGGATGGAATGCACGATTTTTATGGGAGCGGTCGATGTGGCTCGTCAATCATTGAATGTGTTTCGGATGGAATTATTAGGCGCCAAAGTTGAAAGTGTGACGTCAGGCAGTCAAACCTTAAAAGATGCGGTAAACGAAGCATTACGTTTTTGGGTGGCTAATGTTGAAGATACCCATTACGTGATGGGGTCTGTGTTAGGTCCTCATCCATTTCCAGAAATCGTCCGAGATTATCAAAGTATTATCGGAATTGAAGCAAGACGCCAATTTTTAGAAGTAGAAAACAAATTACCTGATGCAGTCGTTGCTTGTGTTGGTGGTGGCAGTAATGCGATGGGGATTTTCTATCCGTTTATCAATGATGATGTCGCGCTGATTGGTGTTGAAGCAGCGGGATTAGGACTAGATACAACATCACATGCAGCATCGATCACCAAAGGGAAAACAGGTGTATTACATGGGGCGATGATGAAGTTATTACAAGATGATGATGGGCAAATTTTAGAAGCCTTTTCGATTTCAGCTGGTTTGGATTATCCTGGACTTGGACCGGAGCATTGTCATTTAAGCGAAACGCAACGAGCAAGTTATGAATCAGTAACCGATCAAAAAGCGTTAGAGGCTTTTAAAATTTTATGCCAAACAGAAGGAATAATTCCAGCTCTAGAAAGTTCTCACGCTGTTAGTCATGCGCTAAAAGTCGCAAAAGAACTTGGACCAGATAAACAAATCATCGTTTGCCTTTCAGGACGTGGGGATAAAGATGTACAGCAAATCAAAGGATTGTTTGAACAGGAGGGAAACGGATGA
- a CDS encoding phosphoribosylanthranilate isomerase — translation MKVKICGLKTKEQVDVAVAYGADYLGFVFAKSKRQISPEKAKEITKNVPKEVKKVGVFVSPTQSDVEEIIQRAGLDMVQIHGALTTENFSVPLIRAIPVDGMEQEKRMEETAAEFLLFDAPPKQFVGGNGEVFDWQQLDTSAIKTKKIIIAGGLTPENVQQAKQRFDPYAVDVSSGVETNGVKDSTKIIAFLKKAKEEDHV, via the coding sequence ATGAAAGTGAAAATTTGCGGCTTGAAAACCAAAGAACAGGTAGACGTGGCAGTAGCTTATGGCGCAGATTATCTTGGCTTTGTCTTTGCCAAAAGTAAACGACAGATCAGCCCTGAAAAAGCCAAAGAAATTACGAAAAATGTACCAAAAGAAGTAAAAAAAGTGGGTGTCTTTGTTTCACCGACCCAATCGGACGTAGAAGAAATCATTCAACGAGCTGGACTTGATATGGTGCAAATTCATGGGGCATTAACGACAGAAAACTTTTCAGTACCGCTGATCCGAGCGATACCAGTTGACGGAATGGAGCAAGAAAAACGCATGGAAGAAACCGCCGCAGAATTTCTACTTTTTGATGCACCGCCCAAACAATTTGTCGGCGGCAACGGTGAAGTTTTCGATTGGCAGCAATTAGATACTAGTGCTATCAAAACTAAAAAAATCATTATTGCAGGTGGTCTAACTCCAGAAAATGTGCAGCAAGCCAAACAAAGATTCGATCCATATGCAGTTGATGTATCCAGTGGAGTTGAAACAAACGGGGTAAAAGACTCAACAAAAATCATTGCTTTTTTAAAAAAAGCCAAGGAGGAAGATCATGTATAA
- the trpC gene encoding indole-3-glycerol phosphate synthase TrpC, which yields MDFLEKIINEKKQEVKAMSLETIRPLRKTYSFYQQVKDHPEKMHIIGEVKRASPSKGAINLSVNVIEQAKAYEQAGVTAISVLTDEVFFKGSIEDLRQVTSQVTIPVLCKDFIIDEKQLIRARNAGATIILLIVSALSKQKLAELYKKATILGLEVLVEVHDEEELRIAEALSAQLIGINNRNLKTFEVSIGVSQTLGKNQKTDAIYISESGFSSSEQITLVKENYQAILVGEGLMRENDPKAKVKELQVLR from the coding sequence ATGGATTTTTTAGAAAAAATTATCAATGAAAAGAAACAAGAAGTGAAAGCAATGTCATTAGAAACAATTAGACCACTACGAAAAACATACTCGTTTTATCAGCAAGTCAAAGATCATCCCGAAAAAATGCATATCATTGGGGAAGTCAAACGAGCGTCCCCTTCAAAAGGCGCAATTAATTTATCTGTCAACGTGATTGAACAGGCAAAAGCGTATGAACAAGCGGGCGTTACAGCAATTTCTGTATTAACAGATGAAGTGTTCTTCAAAGGATCGATCGAGGATTTAAGACAAGTAACCTCACAAGTGACGATTCCTGTTTTATGCAAAGATTTTATTATTGATGAAAAACAACTGATTCGGGCGAGAAATGCTGGAGCGACGATTATTTTATTGATTGTATCGGCTTTGTCCAAACAAAAATTGGCAGAACTGTATAAAAAGGCAACGATATTAGGGCTAGAAGTTTTAGTAGAAGTCCATGATGAAGAGGAACTAAGGATTGCTGAAGCATTATCAGCACAATTAATTGGCATAAATAACCGAAATTTGAAAACTTTTGAGGTTTCGATTGGAGTGAGTCAAACGTTGGGAAAAAATCAAAAAACAGATGCTATTTATATTAGTGAATCCGGTTTTTCATCGAGTGAACAAATTACTCTGGTAAAAGAAAACTATCAAGCTATTTTAGTGGGAGAAGGATTGATGCGAGAAAATGATCCGAAAGCCAAGGTCAAAGAATTACAGGTCTTGCGATGA